A single window of Mangifera indica cultivar Alphonso chromosome 18, CATAS_Mindica_2.1, whole genome shotgun sequence DNA harbors:
- the LOC123202198 gene encoding protein transport protein Sec61 subunit alpha-like — MGGGFRVLHLVRPFLSFLPEVQSADRKVPFREKVIYTVISLFIFLVCSQLPLYGIHSTTGADPFYWMRVILASNRGTVMELGITPIVTSGLVMQLLAGSKIIEVDNNVREDRALLNGAQKLLGILIAIGEAVAYVLSGMYGSVGQLGVGNAILIIIQLCFAGIIVICLDELLQKGYGLGSGISLFIATNICENIIWKAFSPTTINSGRGAEFEGAVIALFHLLITRTDKVRALREAFYRQNLPNVTNLLATVLIFLIVIYFQGFRVVLPVRSKNARGQQGSYPIKLFYTSNMPIILQSALVSNLYFISQLLYRKYSGNFLVNLLGIWKESEYSGGQFVPVGGLAYYITAPSSLADMAANPFHALFYLVFMLSACALFSKTWIEVSGSSARDVAKQLKEQQMVMPGHRDANLQKELNRYIPTAAAFGGMCIGALTVLADFMGAIGSGTGILLAVTIIYQYFETFEKERASELGFFGL, encoded by the exons ATGGGAGGTGGTTTTAGAGTGCTCCATCTTGTCAGGCCTTTCCTTTCATTTCTCCCTGAAGTTCAGAGTGCTGACAGGAAAGTTCCATTCAGAGAGAAGGTGATATACACCGTGATctctcttttcattttcttggtATGCAGTCAACTTCCGCTGTATGGCATACACTCCACAACTGGTGCAGATCCATTCTATTGGATGCGTGTTATCCTTGCTTCAAACCGTGGTACTGTCATGGAGCTTGGAATCACTCCAATTGTGACATCTGGACTTGTGATGCAGCTTCTTGCAGGGTCAAAGATAATCGAAGTTGACAATAATGTACGAGAAGATCGTGCTCTCTT AAATGGTGCACAGAAGTTGTTGGGTATCCTCATAGCAATTGGTGAAGCAGTTGCTTATGTTCTCTCAGGGATGTATGGCAGCGTTGGCCAACTTGGAGTAGGAAATGCCATTCTTATCATCATTCAGCTCTGCTTTGCCGGTATCATTGTGATCTGTTTGGATGAACTCCTCCAGAAAGGCTATGGTCTGGGCTCTGGAATCTCCCTTTTCATAGCAACCAACATCTG TGAAAACATCATTTGGAAAGCATTTAGTCCCACAACCATTAACAGTGGAAGAGGAGCTGAATTTGAAGGTGCTGTTATAGCTTTATTCCATCTCTTGATAACTCGAACAGACAAGGTTCGTGCTCTTCGTGAGGCCTTTTACCGACAGAATCTTCCAAATGTGACAAACCTGCTTGCCACAGTCTTGATCTTCTTAATTGTGATCTACTTCCAAGGGTTCCGCGTTGTTTTGCCTGTGAGGTCAAAGAATGCCCGAGGTCAACAGGGTTCATATCCAATCAAATTGTTCTACACCTCAAATATGCCAATCATTTTGCAGTCTGCACTCGTTTCCAACCTGTACTTCATTTCCCAG TTGCTGTACAGGAAATACAGTGGAAACTTTCTTGTGAATCTATTGGGTATATGGAAGGAATCGGAATACTCTGGTGGCCAATTTGTACCTGTAGGTGGCCTAGCATATTATATTACAGCACCATCGAG CTTAGCTGATATGGCAGCAAATCCTTTCCATGCATTGTTCTATCTAGTGTTTATGTTGTCAGCTTGTGcactattttcaaaaacttggaTTGAAGTTTCAGGATCGTCTGCTAGAGATGTTGCCAAGCAACTTAAG GAACAACAAATGGTTATGCCTGGGCATAGAGATGCAAACTTACAGAAAGAGCTGAACCGCTACATCCCCACAGCCGCAGCATTCGGAGGCATGTGTATAGGAGCACTGACTGTGTTGGCCGATTTCATGGGAGCTATTGGTTCAGGAACTGGAATtctacttgcagtcaccatcaTTTATCAGTACTTCGAGACTTTTGAGAAGGAAAGAGCCAGTGAGCTTGGCTTCTTCGGCTTATAA
- the LOC123201521 gene encoding BES1/BZR1 homolog protein 4-like isoform X2, with product MTSGTRLPTWKERENNKRRERRRRAIAAKIFAGLRMYGNYKLPKHCDNNEVLKALCKEAGWTVEPDGTTYRKGCKPMELMDIAGGSAVASPCSSYHPSPCASYNPSPASSSFPSPASSSYATNPNADGSSFIPWLKNLSSASSSASASRFPHLYIHSGSISAPVTPPLSSPTARTPRIKTYSEDQSACPGWSGQNYTLLPSSTPPSPGHKIVPDPDWFTGIRLPQPGPASPTFSLVASNPFGFKEEAIAGSGSRMWTPGQSGTCSPTIAAGFDHTADVPMSEVETDEFAFGSNVTGLVKAWEGEKIHEEFGSDDLELTLGSSGTR from the exons ATGACGTCGGGGACTAGATTGCCGACATGGAAGGAGAGAGAGAACAACAAGAGAAgagagaggagaagaagagcGATTGCAGCGAAGATATTCGCTGGTCTCAGGATGTACGGTAACTACAAGCTCCCGAAGCACTGCGATAATAACGAAGTCCTGAAAGCTCTCTGTAAGGAGGCCGGTTGGACGGTCGAACCCGACGGCACCACCTACCGCAAG GGATGCAAGCCGATGGAGCTCATGGATATAGCGGGTGGTTCTGCTGTTGCAAGTCCATGCTCATCTTACCACCCAAGCCCCTGCGCTTCCTACAACCCAAGCCCTGCCTCCTCTTCTTTTCCGAGCCCAGCTTCTTCATCCTACGCGACTAATCCTAATGCTGATGGGAGTTCCTTCATTCCTTGGCTCAAAAACCTCTCATCTGCATCCTCATCAGCTTCCGCTTCCAGGTTTCCCCATCTATACATTCATAGTGGCTCTATCAGTGCTCCTGTTACCCCACCATTGAGCTCTCCAACAGCCCGAACCCCTCGGATTAAGACCTATTCGGAGGACCAATCTGCCTGCCCTGGCTGGAGTGGGCAGAACTACACCTTATTGCCTTCTTCAACTCCTCCAAGCCCTGGCCACAAGATTGTTCCTGATCCAGATTGGTTTACTGGGATTCGCCTTCCACAACCTGGGCCAGCCTCTCCTACGTTCAGCCTTGTTGCCTCAAACCCATTTGGTTTCAAGGAAGAAGCTATAGCTGGTAGTGGTTCTCGCATGTGGACTCCTGGGCAAAGTGGGACATGCTCTCCCACCATTGCAGCTGGCTTTGATCATACTGCTGATGTTCCAATGTCTGAAGTAGAAACCGATGAGTTTGCATTTGGAAGCAATGTAACAGGGCTAGTGAAGGCTTGGGAAGGAGAGAAGATTCATGAAGAATTTGGATCAGATGATTTGGAGCTCACTCTTGGGAGCTCAGGGACCAGGTAA
- the LOC123201521 gene encoding BES1/BZR1 homolog protein 4-like isoform X1: MTSGTRLPTWKERENNKRRERRRRAIAAKIFAGLRMYGNYKLPKHCDNNEVLKALCKEAGWTVEPDGTTYRKFLQGCKPMELMDIAGGSAVASPCSSYHPSPCASYNPSPASSSFPSPASSSYATNPNADGSSFIPWLKNLSSASSSASASRFPHLYIHSGSISAPVTPPLSSPTARTPRIKTYSEDQSACPGWSGQNYTLLPSSTPPSPGHKIVPDPDWFTGIRLPQPGPASPTFSLVASNPFGFKEEAIAGSGSRMWTPGQSGTCSPTIAAGFDHTADVPMSEVETDEFAFGSNVTGLVKAWEGEKIHEEFGSDDLELTLGSSGTR, from the exons ATGACGTCGGGGACTAGATTGCCGACATGGAAGGAGAGAGAGAACAACAAGAGAAgagagaggagaagaagagcGATTGCAGCGAAGATATTCGCTGGTCTCAGGATGTACGGTAACTACAAGCTCCCGAAGCACTGCGATAATAACGAAGTCCTGAAAGCTCTCTGTAAGGAGGCCGGTTGGACGGTCGAACCCGACGGCACCACCTACCGCAAG TTCCTGCAGGGATGCAAGCCGATGGAGCTCATGGATATAGCGGGTGGTTCTGCTGTTGCAAGTCCATGCTCATCTTACCACCCAAGCCCCTGCGCTTCCTACAACCCAAGCCCTGCCTCCTCTTCTTTTCCGAGCCCAGCTTCTTCATCCTACGCGACTAATCCTAATGCTGATGGGAGTTCCTTCATTCCTTGGCTCAAAAACCTCTCATCTGCATCCTCATCAGCTTCCGCTTCCAGGTTTCCCCATCTATACATTCATAGTGGCTCTATCAGTGCTCCTGTTACCCCACCATTGAGCTCTCCAACAGCCCGAACCCCTCGGATTAAGACCTATTCGGAGGACCAATCTGCCTGCCCTGGCTGGAGTGGGCAGAACTACACCTTATTGCCTTCTTCAACTCCTCCAAGCCCTGGCCACAAGATTGTTCCTGATCCAGATTGGTTTACTGGGATTCGCCTTCCACAACCTGGGCCAGCCTCTCCTACGTTCAGCCTTGTTGCCTCAAACCCATTTGGTTTCAAGGAAGAAGCTATAGCTGGTAGTGGTTCTCGCATGTGGACTCCTGGGCAAAGTGGGACATGCTCTCCCACCATTGCAGCTGGCTTTGATCATACTGCTGATGTTCCAATGTCTGAAGTAGAAACCGATGAGTTTGCATTTGGAAGCAATGTAACAGGGCTAGTGAAGGCTTGGGAAGGAGAGAAGATTCATGAAGAATTTGGATCAGATGATTTGGAGCTCACTCTTGGGAGCTCAGGGACCAGGTAA
- the LOC123202181 gene encoding uncharacterized protein LOC123202181 isoform X2, with protein sequence MRESHLFITLTLLIAFTLQFQAHAAPAGPLIKHLSSLLKWTTRSSSSKEPQSDGNVLQFENGYLVETVVEGSEIGVVPYKIRVSEDGELFAVDEVNSNIVKITPPLSQYSRGRLVAGSFQGYTGHVDGKPNEARFNHPKGVAMDDKGNLYVADTLNLAIRKIGDAGVTTIAGGKSNVAGFRDGPSEDAKFSNDFDVVYVRPTCSLLVVDRGNAALRQISLNQDDCEYQADSIYPTDILMVIGAVLVGYAACMLQQGLGPSFFSRTQQPLDSEFKEQPNMEKSTLIADNMKEEPGWPSFGQLIVDLSKLLFEAIGSIFLYFIPSRMRPGGVGSKGLTPLKDNLKMLEDDVEPPLMQRQKSAALVSEAHHIHTPTTTDKYSEVKPPKIKSSSFKEPSLFTKHRSSSKRHEFSNFYGSGEPPYVKSKSQKERTKHRQRDRSGEFVYGASGMDPKPAEVKPLDYDNLKFDHYNMRSKYADETYRF encoded by the exons ATGAGGGAATCTCATCTTTTCATCACTTTAACTCTTTTAATTGCTTTCACTCTTCAATTTCAAGCCCATGCTGCTCCTGCTG GGCCTTTGATAAAGCACCTGTCTTCTCTTCTAAAATGGACAACCAGGTCATCCTCCTCCAAAGAACCTCAATCTG ATGGGAATgttcttcaatttgaaaatggCTACTTAGTTGAGACTGTGGTTGAAGGGAGTGAGATTGGAGTAGTTCCTTACAAGATCCGGGTCTCTGAGGACGGTGAGCTGTTTGCTGTTGATGAAGTCAATAGCAACATTGTAAAAATCACTCCACCATTGTCCCAGT ATAGCCGGGGAAGATTGGTTGCCGGGTCCTTTCAGGGCTACACTGGACATGTGGATGGAAAGCCAAATGAAGCTCGTTTCAATCATCCCAAAGGTGTAGCCATGGATGATAAAGGGAACCTGTATGTTGCTGATACTTTGAATCTTGCAATCAGAAAGATAGGAGATGCAG GTGTGACAACCATTGCTGGTGGGAAGTCAAATGTTGCAGGGTTCAGAGATGGACCCAGTGAGGATGCAAAGTTCTCAAATGATTTCGATGTGGTATATGTTCGACCCACCTGTTCCTTATTAGTTGTTGACAGAGGAAATGCTGCTCTTCGACAAATCTCACTTAACCAAGATGATTGTGAATATCAGGCTGATTCCATTTATCCCACAG ATATACTGATGGTTATAGGTGCTGTTTTGGTTGGATATGCTGCCTGCATGCTTCAGCAGGGACTTGgtccttctttcttctcaagAACG CAACAACCTTTGGACAGCGAATTCAAAGAACAGCCAAATATGGAGAAATCCACTCTTATAGCAGATAACATGAAAGAGGAACCAGGATGGCCATCTTTCGGACAATTAATTGTTGATCTTTCCAAGCTTTTATTTGAGGCAATTGGTAGCATATTCCTTTACTTTATCCCCTCCCGAATGAGACCTGGTGGTGTCGGCTCCAAGGGTCTGACTCCATTGAAGGATAATCTCAAAATGCTTGAAGACGATGTTGAGCCCCCATTAATGCAAAGGCAGAAGTCAGCTGCTCTGGTATCTGAAGCCCATCACATCCATACTCCCACTACAACGGATAAATATTCAGAAGTGAAACCCCCAAAGATCAAATCATCCAGTTTTAAGGAACCTTCTCTATTCACCAAGCACAGGTCCTCCTCAAAGCGAcatgaattttcaaacttctaTGGGTCAGGTGAACCTCCGTATGTCAAATCTAAGAGCcagaaagaaagaacaaaacatcGTCAACGCGATAGAAGTGGAGAGTTTGTTTATGGAGCAAGTGGCATGGATCCAAAACCAGCTGAGGTCAAGCCACTGGATTATGACAACCTGAAGTTCGACCATTACAATATGAGGAGCAAGTATGCGGATGAAACCTACCGATtctaa
- the LOC123201487 gene encoding ubiquitin domain-containing protein 2-like isoform X2, with amino-acid sequence MGCAGSSHTKADGSVKKIRKPKSWKHPQPITKSQLMQLRDEFWDTAPHYGGRKEIWDALRAAAEADLTLAQAIIDSAGVIVQNPDLTICYDERGAKYELPKYVLSEPTNLIHEG; translated from the exons ATGGGCTGCGCTGGATCCTCACACACCAAAGCCGACG GGTCTGTGAAAAAGATTCGAAAGCCAAAGTCATGGAAACATCCTCAGCCAATAACGAAGTCTCAGTTGATGCAGCTGCGTGATGAGTTTTGGGATACTGCTCCTCATTATGGTGGCCGGAAAG AGATATGGGATGCACTTCGAGCTGCAGCTGAAGCAGATCTAACTCTTGCACAAGCTATTATTGACAGTGCGGGGGTCATTGTTCAAAATCCTGATTTGACAATTTGCTATGACGAAAGAG GTGCAAAATATGAACTACCCAAGTATGTTTTGAGTGAACCAACGAACTTAATCCATGAAGGCTAA
- the LOC123201487 gene encoding ubiquitin domain-containing protein 2-like isoform X1, giving the protein MGCAGSSHTKADAGSVKKIRKPKSWKHPQPITKSQLMQLRDEFWDTAPHYGGRKEIWDALRAAAEADLTLAQAIIDSAGVIVQNPDLTICYDERGAKYELPKYVLSEPTNLIHEG; this is encoded by the exons ATGGGCTGCGCTGGATCCTCACACACCAAAGCCGACG CAGGGTCTGTGAAAAAGATTCGAAAGCCAAAGTCATGGAAACATCCTCAGCCAATAACGAAGTCTCAGTTGATGCAGCTGCGTGATGAGTTTTGGGATACTGCTCCTCATTATGGTGGCCGGAAAG AGATATGGGATGCACTTCGAGCTGCAGCTGAAGCAGATCTAACTCTTGCACAAGCTATTATTGACAGTGCGGGGGTCATTGTTCAAAATCCTGATTTGACAATTTGCTATGACGAAAGAG GTGCAAAATATGAACTACCCAAGTATGTTTTGAGTGAACCAACGAACTTAATCCATGAAGGCTAA
- the LOC123202181 gene encoding uncharacterized protein LOC123202181 isoform X1, whose amino-acid sequence MRESHLFITLTLLIAFTLQFQAHAAPAGPLIKHLSSLLKWTTRSSSSKEPQSDGNVLQFENGYLVETVVEGSEIGVVPYKIRVSEDGELFAVDEVNSNIVKITPPLSQYSRGRLVAGSFQGYTGHVDGKPNEARFNHPKGVAMDDKGNLYVADTLNLAIRKIGDAGVTTIAGGKSNVAGFRDGPSEDAKFSNDFDVVYVRPTCSLLVVDRGNAALRQISLNQDDCEYQADSIYPTADILMVIGAVLVGYAACMLQQGLGPSFFSRTQQPLDSEFKEQPNMEKSTLIADNMKEEPGWPSFGQLIVDLSKLLFEAIGSIFLYFIPSRMRPGGVGSKGLTPLKDNLKMLEDDVEPPLMQRQKSAALVSEAHHIHTPTTTDKYSEVKPPKIKSSSFKEPSLFTKHRSSSKRHEFSNFYGSGEPPYVKSKSQKERTKHRQRDRSGEFVYGASGMDPKPAEVKPLDYDNLKFDHYNMRSKYADETYRF is encoded by the exons ATGAGGGAATCTCATCTTTTCATCACTTTAACTCTTTTAATTGCTTTCACTCTTCAATTTCAAGCCCATGCTGCTCCTGCTG GGCCTTTGATAAAGCACCTGTCTTCTCTTCTAAAATGGACAACCAGGTCATCCTCCTCCAAAGAACCTCAATCTG ATGGGAATgttcttcaatttgaaaatggCTACTTAGTTGAGACTGTGGTTGAAGGGAGTGAGATTGGAGTAGTTCCTTACAAGATCCGGGTCTCTGAGGACGGTGAGCTGTTTGCTGTTGATGAAGTCAATAGCAACATTGTAAAAATCACTCCACCATTGTCCCAGT ATAGCCGGGGAAGATTGGTTGCCGGGTCCTTTCAGGGCTACACTGGACATGTGGATGGAAAGCCAAATGAAGCTCGTTTCAATCATCCCAAAGGTGTAGCCATGGATGATAAAGGGAACCTGTATGTTGCTGATACTTTGAATCTTGCAATCAGAAAGATAGGAGATGCAG GTGTGACAACCATTGCTGGTGGGAAGTCAAATGTTGCAGGGTTCAGAGATGGACCCAGTGAGGATGCAAAGTTCTCAAATGATTTCGATGTGGTATATGTTCGACCCACCTGTTCCTTATTAGTTGTTGACAGAGGAAATGCTGCTCTTCGACAAATCTCACTTAACCAAGATGATTGTGAATATCAGGCTGATTCCATTTATCCCACAG CAGATATACTGATGGTTATAGGTGCTGTTTTGGTTGGATATGCTGCCTGCATGCTTCAGCAGGGACTTGgtccttctttcttctcaagAACG CAACAACCTTTGGACAGCGAATTCAAAGAACAGCCAAATATGGAGAAATCCACTCTTATAGCAGATAACATGAAAGAGGAACCAGGATGGCCATCTTTCGGACAATTAATTGTTGATCTTTCCAAGCTTTTATTTGAGGCAATTGGTAGCATATTCCTTTACTTTATCCCCTCCCGAATGAGACCTGGTGGTGTCGGCTCCAAGGGTCTGACTCCATTGAAGGATAATCTCAAAATGCTTGAAGACGATGTTGAGCCCCCATTAATGCAAAGGCAGAAGTCAGCTGCTCTGGTATCTGAAGCCCATCACATCCATACTCCCACTACAACGGATAAATATTCAGAAGTGAAACCCCCAAAGATCAAATCATCCAGTTTTAAGGAACCTTCTCTATTCACCAAGCACAGGTCCTCCTCAAAGCGAcatgaattttcaaacttctaTGGGTCAGGTGAACCTCCGTATGTCAAATCTAAGAGCcagaaagaaagaacaaaacatcGTCAACGCGATAGAAGTGGAGAGTTTGTTTATGGAGCAAGTGGCATGGATCCAAAACCAGCTGAGGTCAAGCCACTGGATTATGACAACCTGAAGTTCGACCATTACAATATGAGGAGCAAGTATGCGGATGAAACCTACCGATtctaa